ACGACTTCTGTGCGGATAATGTCTTCCAGGCGCAGCCCCATGGTCAGCATAGTGTGAACCACTTCGCCGTCCTCATTAAAGTAGTATCCGAAGGATTCGGCTACAGCACCCTCACCCTGAATCTCTGAGATTGTCCCGGAGTCCAGCTTGCGGCGGTGGGTCATTTCAATGGCATCACCTATTCCATGTACAATAATACGCGATCTGCGGATAATTTGTACAATCTCTCCAATGTTGGAGTCCTGCGCAAGCGACTGATAAGCGTCTCCGCTAAGCAGATCGGGCACATGCAGCAGACGGTAATTGGCGCCAATCCGTTTGGCCATGGTTGAAGCAATGGTGTTGGCCTGTATCTCCATACTCTCTCCCAGTCCTCCGCGCGCCGGAACAACCCAGGCGTTCTTATAGGAAAGGGATAGCGGCGGGGTCAGCTGATCGGCCATCTCGGCCAGGGTTGATCCGCCTGTGACGGCAACCGTGTCGTCACTGCGCAGTACGCTGAGCAGTGCCTTGGAGCCTGCGCGCCCCAGTTCACGCTTGGTGAACGGCGATGTCTCACAATCGCCAGGTACCACAATTACTTTGGTGAGACCGTACGTAGTACGAATTTTCTCTTCCAGATCATCCAGGCCGAATAGGCTCTTGGCGACCGGCTCCAGCAGGTCAAGCAGTCTGCGACCGGCATCGCTAATGCGCATACCGACGCTCTCGATCTCAATGAGCCCCTGCGATTTCAGAAGATCCGTCTCGGCGCGCAGTACCCGCTCGGTCATATCAAGCGAAGCGGCTAGCGTCCTGCGCCCAATAATATCGGACAGCATGATCTGATGTAGAATCGTATACCGTCTCTTAAGGGTTTCCATGAGATCAGGCAGAAGCTGCTTTTGGATTTCCAATAGATTACG
The window above is part of the Paenibacillus sp. FSL H8-0048 genome. Proteins encoded here:
- a CDS encoding sugar-binding transcriptional regulator, translating into MRNLLEIQKQLLPDLMETLKRRYTILHQIMLSDIIGRRTLAASLDMTERVLRAETDLLKSQGLIEIESVGMRISDAGRRLLDLLEPVAKSLFGLDDLEEKIRTTYGLTKVIVVPGDCETSPFTKRELGRAGSKALLSVLRSDDTVAVTGGSTLAEMADQLTPPLSLSYKNAWVVPARGGLGESMEIQANTIASTMAKRIGANYRLLHVPDLLSGDAYQSLAQDSNIGEIVQIIRRSRIIVHGIGDAIEMTHRRKLDSGTISEIQGEGAVAESFGYYFNEDGEVVHTMLTMGLRLEDIIRTEVVIGIAGGKRKAKAIHAMLRFGQEDILVIDEAAAVEIGKEIDTQLQKVL